One Lactobacillus sp. CBA3606 DNA segment encodes these proteins:
- a CDS encoding CvfD/Ygs/GSP13 family RNA-binding post-transcriptional regulator, with protein MSDYRIGMQVHGHVTGIQPYGAFVTLDADHQGLIHISECHEGYVKSVADYLEVGQAVDVVVLDIDEYTEKISLSLRCVEQRPDQTTSDLEIYKTFRHKHFWTNRHVHNGFQPIATHLDGWIEDSLHRLKTEAHS; from the coding sequence ATGAGCGATTATCGAATTGGCATGCAAGTCCATGGACATGTCACGGGTATTCAACCCTATGGGGCATTTGTCACGTTAGATGCCGACCATCAGGGGTTAATCCATATTTCCGAATGTCATGAAGGTTATGTTAAAAGTGTGGCTGATTATTTAGAAGTGGGCCAAGCGGTGGACGTCGTGGTTTTAGACATTGATGAATACACGGAGAAAATCAGCTTGTCGTTACGTTGTGTTGAACAGCGACCAGACCAGACGACTAGTGATCTAGAAATTTATAAGACGTTCCGGCATAAACATTTTTGGACGAATCGCCATGTCCATAATGGTTTTCAGCCAATTGCAACTCATTTAGATGGTTGGATTGAAGATTCATTGCATCGTTTGAAAACGGAGGCTCATTCATGA
- a CDS encoding peptidylprolyl isomerase yields MAYPQLDLSKVEGPKATIKTNYGDIKVQLFPEQAPKSVENFVGLAKKGYYDGIIFHRIIPDFMIQGGDPTGTGMGGESLWGNQFEDEFSPEVFNLRGALSMANAGPNTNGSQFFIVQKPQLDAGMADQMKSADYPEEVVTAYGNGGTPWLDFHHTVFGAVSDGMAIVDQIAAVETGMQDKPVKDVVIETIAIED; encoded by the coding sequence GTGGCTTATCCACAATTAGATTTATCCAAGGTCGAAGGACCAAAAGCAACGATTAAGACTAACTATGGGGATATTAAGGTACAACTTTTCCCAGAACAAGCACCTAAAAGTGTTGAGAATTTTGTTGGCCTAGCGAAAAAAGGCTACTATGATGGTATTATTTTCCACCGCATTATTCCAGACTTTATGATTCAAGGCGGTGACCCAACGGGAACTGGCATGGGTGGCGAAAGTTTATGGGGCAATCAGTTCGAAGATGAATTTTCACCAGAAGTATTTAACCTGCGTGGCGCCTTATCGATGGCTAATGCTGGGCCGAATACTAACGGTAGTCAATTCTTCATTGTACAAAAGCCACAGTTAGATGCTGGGATGGCTGATCAAATGAAGTCAGCCGATTATCCAGAAGAAGTTGTCACGGCTTATGGGAATGGTGGGACACCATGGCTCGATTTCCACCATACTGTCTTTGGTGCTGTTAGCGATGGCATGGCAATTGTTGATCAAATTGCCGCTGTTGAAACGGGGATGCAAGATAAGCCAGTCAAAGACGTTGTTATTGAAACAATTGCCATTGAGGACTAA
- a CDS encoding VTT domain-containing protein, which yields MSFLIDFVLHIDQHLITIVNSFGIWTYLILFAIIFIETGAVILPFLPGDSLLFAACALAANPSYGLHIWTFVGLFLVAALAGDSLNFLIGHSLGEALTRTSWFGKLINQKQLAKSEKFFEKHGGITVTIARFMPIIRTFVPFVAASSRMDYRQFIRYNVIGCILWVALCCGGGYFFGNIPFVKEHFSIVVIGIILVSLIPAVYSALKARFGQPTASDD from the coding sequence ATGAGTTTTTTAATTGATTTTGTGCTACATATTGATCAACACTTGATCACAATCGTCAATAGTTTTGGCATCTGGACGTACTTAATTCTGTTTGCCATCATCTTCATTGAAACTGGTGCAGTCATTCTGCCCTTCCTACCTGGTGATTCATTGCTCTTCGCTGCTTGTGCCTTAGCAGCAAATCCCAGCTACGGCCTGCACATCTGGACCTTTGTTGGGTTATTCTTAGTTGCCGCCTTAGCTGGTGACTCGTTGAACTTCTTAATTGGTCACTCCTTAGGTGAAGCGCTGACCAGAACGTCGTGGTTTGGTAAACTCATTAATCAAAAGCAACTGGCTAAATCCGAAAAGTTCTTTGAAAAACATGGTGGGATTACCGTAACTATCGCCCGTTTCATGCCCATCATCCGGACCTTCGTCCCCTTTGTAGCTGCTAGCAGCCGCATGGACTATCGTCAATTCATCCGCTACAACGTCATCGGCTGTATCCTTTGGGTCGCGTTATGTTGTGGTGGGGGTTACTTCTTTGGTAATATCCCGTTCGTCAAAGAACACTTCTCCATAGTGGTCATCGGCATTATCTTAGTTTCCTTAATTCCAGCCGTTTACTCCGCCTTAAAAGCGCGCTTTGGTCAACCAACAGCTAGCGATGATTAA
- a CDS encoding TIGR01906 family membrane protein gives MVWLNKLKNWLQWLGLYLWLLSGTIILTINATWLYYVNAWSQQLGALVNLSLGRLMTNYFQLLAYLNFPWVTSLKMTDFTDSTSALIHFADVKKLFLLDYVVFIVTSVTTYYFWRRLKRQRQLWRLVLPMQTALWVPPIVAAIMAVNFDQFFIFFHEILFRNSDWLFDPLLDRIIIVLPDTFFLQCFGLAIIILEWAFAYGLSVGKQALKTLD, from the coding sequence ATGGTGTGGCTAAATAAGCTAAAAAATTGGTTGCAATGGCTAGGACTGTACTTATGGTTGCTCAGTGGGACCATCATCTTAACGATTAATGCGACTTGGTTATATTACGTCAACGCTTGGAGTCAGCAGCTCGGGGCTTTAGTGAATCTGTCGCTTGGTCGGCTCATGACGAATTATTTTCAATTGTTGGCCTACCTGAATTTTCCGTGGGTCACATCATTAAAAATGACCGATTTCACGGATTCAACCAGCGCCTTGATTCATTTTGCAGATGTTAAAAAGCTATTCTTGTTAGATTACGTCGTTTTTATCGTGACTAGTGTGACGACCTATTATTTTTGGCGCCGGTTAAAACGACAACGGCAACTATGGCGGTTAGTCTTACCCATGCAGACTGCGCTATGGGTCCCACCGATAGTTGCAGCAATCATGGCGGTTAATTTTGATCAGTTCTTTATTTTCTTCCATGAAATCTTATTCCGCAATTCAGATTGGTTATTTGATCCTTTGCTGGATCGCATCATCATTGTTTTGCCGGATACATTTTTCTTACAGTGTTTTGGATTAGCTATTATCATTTTAGAATGGGCGTTTGCATATGGCCTGTCAGTTGGTAAACAAGCCTTAAAGACATTAGATTAA
- a CDS encoding TIGR01457 family HAD-type hydrolase: MGKYKGYLIDLDGTVYRGRERIPAAKRFIERLQATETDFLLVTNNTTKSPADVAANLADNHDIHVSPANVYTAALATADYVNDLAGTGEKSMYVIGELGLKGAMLSQGFYFDETTPKFVIVGLDYDVTYHKFELATLAIKRGAKFIGTNADTNLPNERGLVPGAGSVIAMVERATQQRATYVGKPETIIMQKAVDRIGLAKQDCVMVGDNYMTDISAAINFDIDSLLVYTGVSTPELVAQQAIKPTNEVNSLDEWDLDNGVAK, encoded by the coding sequence TTGGGTAAGTATAAGGGTTATTTAATTGATTTAGATGGCACAGTGTATCGAGGGCGAGAACGGATTCCGGCAGCCAAGCGTTTTATTGAACGATTACAAGCGACCGAGACTGACTTTTTATTAGTGACTAATAATACGACGAAGTCACCGGCGGATGTTGCAGCGAACTTGGCGGATAATCATGATATTCATGTGAGTCCTGCCAATGTCTATACGGCGGCTTTAGCCACAGCTGATTATGTCAATGATTTAGCAGGAACTGGTGAAAAGTCGATGTATGTCATCGGTGAACTTGGCTTAAAGGGCGCAATGTTGTCACAGGGCTTTTATTTTGATGAAACGACGCCTAAGTTTGTCATTGTCGGTTTGGACTATGACGTGACGTACCATAAGTTTGAATTAGCGACCTTAGCGATTAAGCGGGGCGCAAAGTTTATTGGCACGAATGCTGACACTAATTTACCCAATGAACGTGGCTTGGTGCCGGGAGCCGGTTCAGTTATTGCGATGGTTGAACGGGCCACCCAACAGCGGGCGACGTATGTCGGCAAACCAGAAACCATCATTATGCAAAAGGCGGTCGATCGTATCGGCCTAGCCAAGCAAGACTGTGTCATGGTTGGGGACAACTATATGACCGATATTTCAGCGGCAATTAACTTTGATATTGATTCATTATTGGTTTATACGGGTGTTTCAACGCCGGAACTAGTGGCGCAACAAGCGATTAAACCAACTAATGAAGTGAATTCATTGGACGAATGGGACTTAGACAATGGTGTGGCTAAATAA
- a CDS encoding YutD family protein — protein sequence MNRDHIDELAEQQAERRRNLYQGLRTDKTHVEVNKHPFEIVFEYHDGFDLDKFVERFSPILNKYDYIVGDWGFEQLRLKGFFRDETKEVQRSQTIGAVQDYLYEYCNFGCAYFILKNERVIKPKRTSHPRKDDRHGKRGNGSTTNQSRGRSNRSSSKSKQRHKSKSFTTKQKAAPFSEKRQTPAKVNAGSGRQAQTTKQTSGKRHFTIRQK from the coding sequence TTGAATCGCGATCATATTGATGAACTTGCTGAACAACAAGCCGAACGACGGCGAAATCTGTATCAGGGACTGCGAACGGATAAAACGCACGTCGAAGTCAATAAACACCCGTTTGAGATTGTTTTTGAGTATCATGATGGCTTCGATCTCGATAAATTTGTCGAGCGGTTTAGCCCAATTTTAAATAAATATGATTATATTGTGGGTGACTGGGGCTTTGAACAATTACGGTTAAAAGGCTTTTTCCGTGATGAAACCAAAGAAGTTCAGCGGTCACAAACAATCGGGGCTGTTCAGGATTATTTGTATGAATACTGTAACTTCGGTTGCGCTTATTTTATTTTGAAAAATGAACGGGTCATTAAGCCAAAACGGACGAGCCATCCACGTAAGGATGACCGCCACGGTAAGCGGGGGAATGGCAGTACGACTAACCAGTCGCGCGGCCGTAGCAATCGCAGTAGTAGTAAGAGTAAGCAGCGCCATAAGAGTAAGAGCTTTACGACGAAGCAAAAAGCAGCGCCGTTCAGCGAAAAACGGCAGACGCCTGCAAAAGTTAATGCTGGCAGTGGCCGACAAGCACAAACCACTAAACAAACGAGTGGAAAACGGCATTTTACCATTCGGCAGAAGTAG
- a CDS encoding bifunctional UDP-sugar hydrolase/5'-nucleotidase, producing MSEQVTILHTNDLHSHFENWPRIRRYLLAQQAFQRAAGTTVVTLDLGDAVDRAHPLSEATRGQANVQLLNQIGYDAVTIGNNEGLGLTHQELDQLYAAANFEVVLDNITATQTGALPAWAQPVKFITTPAGTRIMLLAFTAPFILTYPLNGWTPTSVKERLPQLLQTYAGQYDVLVVMSHLGINVDRWLAKHYPSIDVIIGSHTHHLLVNGENDHGVLVAAAGKYGEYVGQINLTLDGHHQVVASQAQTVATKTLPVAATDAGEINEWQAQGETLLAQQVVAVSPQQLRPHWHHKSELTKLGLAAITSYAGTELGMLNGGLFMRDLPAGPVNLNDLHTMLPHAMHVIRVTLSGQALWRLVYEMEIARPFLNKYQIHGMGFRGQVFGYIQYQGLQWLPQKQQLLVAGQAVDFTKNYQIALLDHHLFIPFFPTLTIDGQTEILFKALFRTVVGDYLRTQWPLS from the coding sequence ATGAGTGAACAAGTAACCATTTTGCATACGAATGACTTGCATTCACACTTTGAAAATTGGCCACGGATTCGCCGATACTTATTAGCGCAACAGGCGTTTCAACGGGCAGCGGGAACGACAGTCGTTACCTTAGACTTAGGTGATGCAGTCGATCGGGCGCACCCATTGTCAGAAGCGACTCGTGGACAAGCGAATGTTCAGTTATTGAATCAAATTGGGTATGATGCAGTCACAATTGGCAATAATGAAGGTCTTGGTTTGACCCATCAAGAGTTAGATCAGTTATATGCGGCGGCTAACTTTGAGGTGGTTTTAGATAATATCACGGCTACCCAAACTGGTGCGCTACCAGCCTGGGCCCAACCGGTTAAGTTCATCACGACGCCTGCCGGGACCCGCATCATGTTATTGGCCTTTACGGCGCCGTTTATTTTAACGTATCCGCTCAATGGATGGACCCCGACGAGCGTTAAGGAACGGTTGCCACAATTATTGCAAACCTATGCCGGTCAATATGATGTGTTAGTGGTGATGTCACATTTAGGTATTAATGTGGATCGTTGGTTAGCCAAGCACTATCCGTCTATTGATGTGATTATCGGGAGTCATACGCATCATTTGCTAGTCAATGGCGAAAATGATCACGGCGTCTTAGTTGCTGCCGCTGGTAAATATGGGGAATATGTTGGTCAGATTAACCTCACGTTAGATGGTCACCACCAAGTTGTCGCTAGTCAGGCGCAGACGGTCGCAACCAAAACGTTACCGGTAGCAGCAACGGATGCGGGTGAAATTAACGAGTGGCAAGCACAAGGCGAAACACTATTAGCGCAACAAGTTGTCGCCGTGTCGCCGCAACAGCTACGCCCACATTGGCATCATAAAAGTGAGTTAACCAAGCTTGGTTTAGCGGCGATTACGAGTTATGCCGGAACTGAGTTAGGGATGCTAAATGGTGGCCTGTTCATGCGTGATTTGCCGGCTGGACCAGTAAATCTGAATGATTTGCACACGATGTTACCGCATGCCATGCATGTGATTCGCGTGACATTATCGGGCCAAGCGTTATGGCGCTTGGTTTACGAAATGGAAATTGCCCGGCCATTTTTGAATAAGTATCAGATTCACGGCATGGGATTTCGCGGTCAAGTTTTCGGTTATATTCAATATCAGGGCCTCCAATGGTTGCCACAAAAGCAGCAGTTATTAGTGGCTGGCCAGGCTGTTGATTTCACTAAAAATTATCAAATTGCTTTATTGGACCATCATTTATTCATCCCGTTTTTCCCGACCTTAACGATTGATGGTCAGACGGAAATTTTATTTAAAGCATTATTTAGAACGGTTGTCGGCGATTATTTACGCACCCAATGGCCGTTATCATAA
- a CDS encoding metallophosphoesterase, which translates to MQYFTSDTHFYHADLLGQNDFAPRLFPDVATMNQAIITHWNARVTDQDTVYHLGDVALYFTRPAKLSYERVLAILSQLHGKIIFIKGNHDSRDFFKYLAAHDPQLNGQPKFEFHDVGVLIKYDHRQYYMTHYPMMLGIVNQIINLHGHIHHYAVNVKENLNVGVDTPEVAYLDHSVPFGAPLSLAEIEQMVVGKAADFAKRH; encoded by the coding sequence ATGCAATATTTTACTTCGGATACGCATTTTTATCATGCTGATTTGTTAGGTCAAAATGATTTTGCACCGCGGCTATTTCCAGATGTCGCGACAATGAATCAAGCCATCATCACGCATTGGAATGCGCGCGTGACCGATCAAGATACGGTTTATCATTTGGGTGATGTCGCCTTATACTTTACCCGTCCGGCTAAGCTATCTTACGAACGGGTCTTGGCGATTTTAAGCCAGTTACATGGTAAGATTATCTTTATTAAGGGCAATCATGATTCACGCGACTTTTTTAAGTATTTGGCGGCGCATGATCCGCAGTTAAATGGGCAACCCAAGTTTGAGTTCCATGATGTGGGTGTCTTAATTAAGTACGATCACCGACAGTATTACATGACACACTATCCAATGATGTTAGGCATTGTTAATCAGATTATTAATCTGCATGGGCATATTCATCATTATGCCGTTAACGTTAAAGAGAATTTAAACGTGGGTGTTGATACGCCGGAAGTGGCCTATCTAGACCATTCAGTCCCCTTTGGGGCGCCGTTATCGTTAGCAGAAATTGAACAAATGGTCGTTGGCAAAGCTGCTGATTTTGCTAAGCGGCATTAG
- a CDS encoding amino acid permease, producing MMKENQQPAEKTQLSRGLKSRHVQLIAIGGTIGTGLFLGAGQSIHLAGPSILIAYLVTGLVCFLLMRALGELLLSDLNTHSYIDFIKQYLGDRTGFVAGWTYWVCWVTIAMAEITAVGEYMQFWFPQLPQWIPGFVILILLLGLNSVNVSAFGETEFWFAIIKIAAIVALIAVGIGMVVFRVKTPVGHASLGNLVNYGGFMPHGLKGLILSFQMVLFSFIGIEMVGMTASETEDPKTVIPKAIDNIPLRIILFYVGSLFFLMCMYPWRYFSAAHSPFVQVFTNLGITAAAAIINFVVLTAAASSCNSALFSTGRMLFSLTYGGQGKFAKKMGRLSTRQVPTHALRFSTLVIGLAVLLNLFMPGKVFSLIASISTTCFIFIWGAIVLAHLAYRKQAGRQPKKRFKMPLAPYSDYFILIFLAFIAVVLCLKTETLIALIASLIWLVLLYVIKVVQDRLATTK from the coding sequence ATTATGAAAGAAAATCAACAGCCTGCCGAGAAAACACAACTTTCTCGTGGGTTAAAAAGCCGCCATGTGCAGTTAATTGCGATTGGTGGCACGATTGGGACCGGCCTGTTCTTAGGTGCTGGTCAGTCCATCCACTTAGCTGGCCCGTCGATTTTAATTGCGTATTTAGTGACGGGACTGGTGTGTTTCTTATTAATGCGGGCTTTAGGTGAGTTACTACTGTCCGATTTAAATACCCATTCCTACATTGATTTTATTAAGCAATATCTGGGTGATCGGACTGGATTTGTGGCTGGCTGGACCTATTGGGTTTGCTGGGTCACAATTGCGATGGCTGAAATTACCGCTGTCGGTGAATATATGCAGTTCTGGTTTCCCCAGTTACCACAATGGATTCCAGGGTTTGTCATCCTGATTTTGTTACTAGGTTTGAACTCGGTCAATGTTTCGGCTTTTGGGGAAACCGAATTTTGGTTCGCAATTATTAAAATTGCGGCGATTGTAGCGTTGATTGCAGTTGGGATTGGGATGGTTGTTTTTCGGGTAAAAACGCCCGTTGGTCATGCTAGTTTAGGTAATTTAGTGAATTATGGTGGTTTTATGCCGCATGGACTCAAAGGGTTGATTCTCTCATTTCAAATGGTCCTTTTTAGTTTTATTGGGATTGAAATGGTGGGGATGACCGCCTCAGAAACGGAAGATCCTAAAACGGTTATTCCGAAGGCCATTGATAATATTCCGCTACGAATCATTTTATTTTACGTGGGGTCGTTGTTCTTCCTAATGTGTATGTACCCATGGCGTTACTTTTCAGCGGCGCATAGTCCATTTGTGCAAGTCTTTACGAACCTTGGCATTACGGCTGCAGCCGCAATTATTAACTTTGTGGTGTTAACGGCCGCAGCTTCCTCGTGTAACAGTGCGCTATTCAGCACGGGCCGCATGTTATTTTCATTAACTTATGGCGGTCAAGGTAAGTTTGCTAAAAAAATGGGGCGCTTATCAACGCGCCAGGTACCAACCCATGCCTTACGGTTTTCAACGTTGGTCATTGGTCTTGCTGTCTTATTGAACCTGTTTATGCCGGGGAAGGTCTTCTCACTAATCGCCAGTATTTCAACGACGTGCTTTATTTTCATTTGGGGAGCAATTGTGCTCGCCCATTTGGCTTATCGCAAGCAAGCCGGTCGTCAACCTAAAAAGCGGTTTAAAATGCCGTTAGCACCGTATTCAGATTACTTCATTCTGATTTTCTTAGCTTTTATTGCGGTGGTGCTTTGTTTGAAGACAGAAACGTTAATTGCGCTTATTGCATCTTTGATTTGGTTGGTCTTACTATATGTTATCAAAGTAGTTCAGGACCGGCTCGCAACTACTAAATAA
- a CDS encoding acetate/propionate family kinase — MGKTIAINAGSSTLKFKLFEMPQERVIASGAIERIGFEQSPVHIRYGLDHKYRETETVPNHLTAVNIILDELIKLHIIENYDEITGVGHRVVAGGEIFKDSVVITAKVLQQIEDLAEYAPLHNPANAVGIRAFKRVLPNVPAVAVFDTSFHTSMPAVNYLYSLPYDYYEKFGARKFGAHGTSHRYVAERAAHLLQRPLTALKLITVHLGAGSSITAIQNGKSIDTSMGFTPLAGITMATRSGDLDPSLMVYLMKKLKLTDPDEMLKILNTQSGLLGLAGSADMKELEERCDHDPMAQLAIDIFVNRIVKYIGSYIAELQGVDAIVITAGIGERDARMRQRIADKLSYFGVKLDPTKNQVSGVERDLSADDAQVRVVLIPTDEELMIARDVERVGHPEG, encoded by the coding sequence ATGGGGAAAACGATTGCAATTAATGCTGGTAGTTCAACGTTAAAGTTTAAACTATTTGAAATGCCTCAAGAACGGGTGATTGCGAGTGGGGCGATTGAACGGATTGGTTTCGAACAGTCACCAGTGCATATTCGGTATGGCTTAGATCATAAATATCGCGAGACTGAGACGGTCCCGAACCATCTGACCGCTGTTAATATCATCTTAGATGAGCTCATTAAGTTACACATTATTGAAAACTACGATGAAATCACCGGCGTGGGCCATCGAGTCGTTGCGGGCGGTGAAATTTTTAAAGATTCGGTCGTTATTACAGCTAAAGTTTTGCAGCAGATTGAGGATTTGGCTGAATATGCCCCGCTGCATAATCCGGCCAATGCGGTTGGTATTCGAGCCTTTAAGCGGGTATTACCCAATGTGCCAGCTGTCGCTGTTTTTGACACGTCATTTCATACGAGTATGCCGGCCGTAAATTATTTATATTCACTACCTTATGACTACTATGAAAAATTCGGCGCTCGTAAATTTGGGGCACATGGGACGAGTCATCGTTACGTGGCTGAGCGAGCGGCCCACTTACTGCAGCGACCGTTGACTGCCTTAAAGCTAATCACGGTCCATTTGGGGGCGGGAAGTTCTATCACTGCAATTCAGAATGGCAAAAGTATTGATACGTCAATGGGCTTTACACCACTGGCGGGGATTACGATGGCGACCCGTTCTGGTGACTTGGATCCATCATTGATGGTTTATTTGATGAAAAAGCTCAAGTTAACTGATCCTGATGAGATGTTGAAAATTTTGAATACCCAGTCAGGATTGTTAGGGCTGGCGGGTTCTGCCGATATGAAGGAATTAGAAGAACGGTGCGACCATGATCCGATGGCCCAATTAGCCATTGATATCTTTGTTAATCGTATTGTGAAGTATATCGGTAGTTATATTGCCGAACTACAAGGCGTTGATGCGATTGTAATCACAGCCGGTATCGGCGAACGGGATGCCCGGATGCGCCAACGAATTGCTGATAAGTTAAGCTATTTTGGCGTTAAACTTGATCCTACTAAGAATCAGGTTAGTGGGGTTGAACGAGACTTGAGCGCTGATGATGCTCAGGTACGAGTGGTGTTAATTCCAACTGATGAAGAATTAATGATTGCGCGTGATGTTGAACGTGTCGGTCATCCGGAAGGTTAG
- a CDS encoding class I SAM-dependent methyltransferase, producing the protein MSEYLSFFGEVSILAQTATETLFKVLDQSVTILMQQLSVSYVDALIETGDNLLSQSVHVEDGKPDAAQVTSLEQLYQTVTLSQYDAETIRRALQLALLKAIHNDRVDPNHQMTPDSIGLLTAYLIAKLVGVDEQLAILDIAVGTGNLLTTVINQLQPTRSTPIQGYGVDNDDNQLAIAAMSMELQQSQVELFHQDGIDPLVMPKTNVAIGDLPVGYYPLDERVQGFETKATNGHSYTHHLLMEQAMSQLLPGGWGVFLVPTTIFQSQEAQGLLKWMSSAAYLQGLLNLPANLFLDEKSRKSMVVLQKRGGQAQQAGKVLLGEFPSFEDKAAFEAFTAQIDTWVGQNIIR; encoded by the coding sequence ATGAGTGAGTATTTAAGTTTTTTTGGAGAGGTGAGTATTCTGGCACAAACAGCAACTGAGACGCTTTTTAAGGTCTTAGATCAATCAGTGACGATTTTAATGCAACAGCTATCCGTCTCTTATGTCGATGCGTTGATTGAAACGGGTGATAATTTATTAAGTCAATCAGTCCATGTCGAAGATGGAAAGCCTGACGCTGCACAAGTGACGTCTTTGGAACAACTCTATCAGACAGTAACGTTAAGCCAATATGATGCGGAGACGATTCGCCGGGCATTACAACTCGCATTATTAAAAGCGATTCATAATGACCGGGTAGATCCAAACCATCAAATGACCCCAGATTCGATTGGGTTATTAACCGCCTATTTAATTGCCAAGTTAGTTGGCGTGGATGAGCAATTAGCCATTTTAGATATCGCAGTCGGCACCGGTAACTTGTTGACAACGGTGATTAATCAGCTACAGCCAACGCGGTCAACGCCTATTCAAGGTTATGGGGTTGATAACGACGATAACCAGTTGGCAATTGCCGCGATGAGCATGGAATTACAACAGTCACAAGTTGAGTTATTCCATCAAGATGGGATCGATCCTTTAGTGATGCCTAAGACTAATGTGGCGATTGGTGACTTACCAGTCGGTTATTATCCATTGGACGAGCGGGTTCAAGGTTTCGAAACGAAAGCAACTAATGGGCATTCATATACCCATCATTTGTTGATGGAACAAGCCATGTCGCAATTATTGCCAGGCGGTTGGGGTGTTTTCTTAGTGCCAACAACTATTTTCCAATCCCAAGAAGCCCAAGGCCTATTGAAATGGATGAGTTCAGCGGCTTATTTGCAAGGCTTATTGAATTTACCGGCTAATTTGTTTTTGGATGAAAAGTCACGTAAATCAATGGTCGTCTTACAAAAACGAGGGGGTCAAGCGCAGCAGGCTGGTAAAGTCTTATTGGGAGAATTTCCATCCTTTGAAGATAAAGCGGCTTTTGAAGCGTTTACTGCGCAAATTGATACTTGGGTTGGTCAAAATATTATTCGCTAG
- a CDS encoding type II secretion system protein, which produces MRSRMHRRAGFTLIEVVLALSVLLIVGQFLFQGQRDLMSRRQKTMPAIEWYLMLHELENPAHHFKVGRISPGGTVELFVDQKTYLLTFDGRQIKLIDLHSNSGFIYLMAHVKKYAVTADQQMTIVTDRGQTFKARLLLPKKVPA; this is translated from the coding sequence ATGCGATCGCGGATGCATAGGCGGGCGGGCTTTACCTTGATAGAAGTCGTGTTAGCGCTAAGTGTGTTATTAATTGTGGGTCAATTCTTATTTCAAGGCCAGCGTGATTTAATGAGTCGCAGGCAGAAAACCATGCCTGCGATTGAATGGTACCTGATGTTACACGAATTAGAAAACCCGGCCCATCATTTTAAAGTTGGTCGGATTTCGCCAGGTGGCACGGTTGAATTGTTTGTAGACCAGAAAACATATCTATTAACGTTTGATGGCCGCCAAATCAAATTAATCGATCTTCATTCAAATAGTGGTTTTATTTATTTAATGGCACACGTCAAAAAGTACGCCGTCACTGCTGACCAGCAAATGACGATTGTAACTGACCGCGGGCAGACTTTTAAGGCCCGGCTGCTATTACCTAAGAAGGTGCCAGCGTGA
- a CDS encoding histidine kinase — protein sequence MLLKRRSGFVMAETLVALSLLTLAVSFWGGLEVMMQQRDQAMIRQIEQARYQYEQQRLPQLNAIADA from the coding sequence ATGTTACTTAAACGACGATCGGGTTTTGTGATGGCTGAAACGCTAGTGGCATTGAGCCTGTTAACGCTAGCAGTCAGCTTTTGGGGTGGTTTAGAAGTCATGATGCAGCAACGTGATCAAGCGATGATTCGACAGATTGAACAAGCGCGTTATCAGTATGAACAGCAACGATTACCACAATTGAATGCGATCGCGGATGCATAG
- a CDS encoding type II secretion system protein, with protein MRKPLKGFTLIETTVVLVLLGTMLLIGAYRSPSLSQQRGHEKLFWEQFQTLWQEQVFLASAYSHRQQVEIHGNFIRFNRWIPGEPTTLSQTDVKMPATLFHAGVVQFININKNGHANLLTVYLQSSLRPNVRIKLTSIMGWGAYRIAYVT; from the coding sequence ATGCGAAAACCACTTAAAGGTTTTACGCTAATTGAAACGACCGTGGTCTTAGTCTTGCTGGGGACGATGTTACTCATTGGTGCTTATCGTTCGCCTAGTCTATCGCAGCAGCGGGGACATGAAAAACTTTTTTGGGAACAATTTCAAACGTTATGGCAAGAACAAGTTTTTTTGGCAAGCGCCTATAGCCACCGCCAACAGGTTGAAATTCATGGTAATTTCATTCGCTTTAATCGGTGGATTCCAGGTGAACCGACGACGCTTTCTCAGACCGATGTAAAAATGCCGGCAACTCTTTTTCATGCGGGTGTTGTGCAATTCATTAATATTAATAAAAATGGTCATGCAAATTTATTGACGGTTTATTTGCAGTCAAGTTTACGACCAAATGTGCGCATCAAACTAACGTCAATTATGGGATGGGGAGCGTATCGAATTGCCTATGTTACTTAA